From a single Saccharomyces kudriavzevii IFO 1802 strain IFO1802 genome assembly, chromosome: 15 genomic region:
- the RTC1 gene encoding Rtc1p (similar to Saccharomyces cerevisiae RTC1 (YOL138C); ancestral locus Anc_3.22), whose product MSLSPHMENSSISKGSTPIPKNRNVCSLGKSELLGSSSSNNSSFRVNHYSNSGQTSGLESMRRPNLTPTFSYNNGIYMPESHRTSSFNDNYLPYDKSPFVKKTRNISNKLNMKSKTKKNADSLTNTRKSSGLIYTTKMNKELSSIDKVNDPNINGLVCAGKTHLGFYKFSPSDRSIKCVHDFITPNNNTSTKVATSLLPKLSKRTRQNKFSTIADVKTGFNNYKNCIAVCNNSTAISIYDLNKSSSIENPLITSLCEHTRSINSFDFNMVESNLIISGGQDSCVKIWDLRSNTSKSSNRADININTASDSIRDVKWMPGYNFASKNEQGSSTYGNSKSGYKFASIHDSGYLLKFDLRQPAQYEKKLNAHTGPGLCLSWHPHQEYIATGGRDGKCSLWYVGENVNASDNTVLNYGNAPSLHTPSTSINNSNSLAFPKLTINTGYPVTKLKFRPAYNNNIFNSLLGMSSMGDEAEVRIYSLARKYIPKHILLSEAPSLGLVWWDENLIFNIDKGTRVNGWDINKEPTVLENLNKNTTTWRDLDGNGLLSVDQEIGSYELSEPETTSISTNIGKKHHGTIKNTKNGNPENQGIIGGLKKGFSHTGLTGFAPERPPTLKTGSTFSTKSLTIASGTSSFNSSSASLTSLTPQAENKEENAIEPPYIITLDIPQIFNNIRLTKIARLRKNDTVSEKFCIRDSPVKKFKFLARQLKFSFIQEQNGADDASTVYEKGEQNINDAKENMTKGVDNDGDNDDNDDDKIVESHLKKYNFPENNTWATLMNEKGNSKQSKRSSKGSKVVDEKDGRSSISSVSTNKQNPDKTRKVDKNLEAEMQDKMRTLIDLVSIATHNASVYLSIDDLTNFKIWILIRDSLLWDLKWMTSSPVSSDTASNMDANESSDFEAAENLGAGKEFSEEGEEGTSGAESLIEERPQAFRASSGEPSETDKKPISKLKEQLKDTERITYTQPNEGSDEVLSELKELQSQFLESRARMGINDDVIIEEDENGIEQQQEQEQPHDPSIKPAHTQMSPTAKSIPILQKREHRKSFIDTFMLHSPNGYNADTDMGDEGDNISPRFVYNSVSPRSRVSSLQSYATTTSQLGALKKLSSQTAPVVGSPGHVLSQRDNISGEVPSSSLTKKLAKYRQMADDPPWDTKKLIKQLYKQATETGNVVLTVNILFLFQTLYQITEINIAKDAIAHFLLLLHRYELFGIAADVLKYCPFEDIMGSEGDQSSIRLFCERCGELITNENSKENFRTEAQQTGNKKAMEKFGYWYCDSCKKKNTPCILCERPLKKLTMVILPCGHEGHFQCIQEWFLDEKEHECPGGCPGVAFI is encoded by the coding sequence atGAGCTTATCTCCTCACATGGAAAactcttcaatttccaagGGAAGCACTCCTATACCGAAGAATAGGAATGTTTGTTCTTTGGGTAAGAGCGAGCTTCTTGGATCTTCATCAAGcaataattcttcattCCGAGTGAATCATTATTCGAATAGCGGACAAACATCGGGATTAGAGTCTATGCGAAGGCCTAATCTGACTCCCACTTTTTCTTACAATAACGGGATCTATATGCCTGAAAGCCACAGAACTAGTTCATTCAACGATAACTATCTGCCCTATGATAAGAGTCCCTTTGTAAAGAAAACCAGGAACATAAGTAACAAGTTAAACATGAAaagtaaaacaaaaaaaaatgccgaTAGTCTCACGAATACAAGGAAGTCATCTGGACTCATTTACACCACTAAAATGAATAAGGAATTATCCAGTATAGACAAAGTGAATGATCCCAACATTAATGGACTCGTCTGCGCAGGAAAGACCCATTTGGGGTTCTATAAATTTTCGCCCTCAGATAGATCCATCAAGTGTGTCCATGACTTTATAACACCTAATAACAACACCTCAACAAAGGTTGCAACATCCCTTTTACCCAAACTAAGtaaaagaacaagacaGAACAAATTCAGTACGATTGCAGACGTCAAGACAGGTTTCAACAATTATAAAAACTGTATTGCAGTGTGTAACAATTCAACGGCAATATCTATATATGATCTCAACAAGAGTTCCTCAATAGAAAATCCATTGATAACTTCCCTATGCGAACATACTAGATCAATCAATAGTTTTGACTTCAATATGGTTGAGTCAAATTTAATCATTAGTGGTGGTCAAGATAGTTGCGTCAAAATATGGGATCTCCGTTCCAATACTTCCAAAAGTTCAAATAGAGCTGATATTAATATAAACACAGCATCAGACTCAATCAGAGACGTGAAATGGATGCCTGGCTACAATTTTGCCTCCAAAAATGAGCAGGGCTCATCAACATACGGCAATTCCAAAAGCGGTTACAAGTTCGCCTCAATACATGATTCAGGATATTTATTAAAATTTGATCTTCGGCAACCTGCTCAATacgagaaaaaattgaatgcTCATACCGGACCTGGACTTTGCCTGAGCTGGCATCCTCATCAAGAGTACATTGCGACAGGAGGTAGGGATGGAAAATGCTCCCTTTGGTATGTTGGTGAAAACGTCAACGCTAGTGATAATACAGTACTTAATTACGGAAATGCTCCTTCGTTGCATACACCTAGCACGTCCATAAATAATAGTAATTCACTGGCGTTTCCAAAACTCACGATTAACACGGGTTATCCCGTTACTAAATTGAAATTCAGACCTGCTTATAACAATAACATTTTTAACTCCTTACTGGGAATGTCGTCGATGGGTGATGAAGCAGAAGTTCGCATCTATTCTCTAGCAAGAAAGTATATCCCAAAACACATCCTTCTGTCAGAAGCACCTTCGCTAGGATTAGTGTGGTGGGATGAGAACTTGATCTTCAATATTGATAAGGGGACCCGCGTTAATGGTTGGGATATTAACAAAGAGCCAACAGTgctagaaaatttgaacaaaaacaCAACAACTTGGAGAGATTTAGATGGGAACGGTTTACTTTCGGTGGACCAAGAAATAGGCTCATACGAGTTGTCAGAGCCGGAGACTACATCAATTTCAACTAATATAGGGAAGAAGCATCATGGCACGATTAAAAATACGAAGAATGGCAACCCGGAGAATCAAGGCATCATTGGAGGACTAAAGAAAGGATTTAGCCACACTGGATTGACGGGGTTTGCACCAGAAAGGCCACCTACTTTAAAAACAGGTTCAACGTTTAGCACCAAAAGTCTCACAATAGCTTCTGGGACCTCTTCTTTCAACAGTTCTTCCGCATCGTTGACATCGTTGACACCACAAGCcgaaaataaagaagaaaatgccaTCGAACCGCCCTATATCATTACTTTGGATATACCGcagattttcaataatataAGATTAACCAAAATTGCACGTctgagaaaaaatgacacAGTATCTGAAAAGTTCTGCATTAGGGATTCACCAgtgaaaaagttcaaatttttggcTCGACAActcaaattttcattcattcaAGAGCAAAATGGTGCGGATGATGCTAGTACTGTATATGAAAAGGGCGAGCAAAACATTAATGacgcaaaagaaaatatgacTAAAGGGGTTGATAATGAtggtgataatgatgataacgATGACGACAAAATAGTTGAAAGTCATCTGAAAAAGTATaattttccagaaaatAATACGTGGGCCACTttaatgaatgaaaaaggcAACAGCAAACAATCCAAGAGAAGCTCAAAGGGTTCTAAGGTAGTTGATGAGAAGGATGGCAGATCGAGTATATCCTCTGTATCTACTAATAAGCAAAATCCTGATAAAACTAGAAAGGTCGACAAGAACCTAGAGGCCGAAATGCAGGATAAAATGCGAACACTAATTGACCTGGTATCTATTGCAACACATAACGCATCTGTTTATTTGTCCATAGATGATCTGaccaatttcaaaatttggatcTTGATAAGAGATTCATTACTTTGGGACTTGAAATGGATGACTTCCTCCCCAGTTTCATCCGATACGGCATCTAACATGGATGCAAATGAAAGCTCTGACTTCGAAGCTGCAGAAAATTTGGGAGCAGGAAAGGAGTTCTCAGAGGAAGGCGAAGAAGGGACAAGCGGGGCTGAATCATTGATAGAAGAAAGACCACAAGCATTTCGAGCAAGCTCTGGCGAGCCAAGTGAAACTGATAAAAAACCTATCTCCAAACTCAAAGAACAGTTAAAGGACACCGAAAGAATCACATATACACAACCAAATGAGGGATCAGATGAAGTATTGAGCGAGTTGAAAGAGCTACAGAGTCAATTTCTAGAGTCGAGGGCGAGAATGGGTATAAATGATGATGTAATTatagaggaagatgaaaatggaattgaacagcaacaagaacaagaacagCCGCATGACCCATCAATTAAACCAGCTCACACTCAAATGTCTCCTACTGCCAAAAGCATACCAATATTACAGAAGCGGGAACATCGTAAGTCGTTTATAGATACGTTTATGTTACATTCGCCCAATGGTTACAATGCAGACACAGACATGGGGGACGAAGGGGATAACATATCCCCTAGATTCGTTTATAATAGCGTGAGTCCACGTAGTAGAGTATCGTCGTTGCAAAGCTATGCCACAACAACCTCCCAACTAGGAGCTTTAAAAAAACTGTCTTCTCAAACTGCACCAGTTGTCGGATCGCCGGGACATGTGTTGTCCCAACGAGATAACATTAGTGGAGAAGTACCCTCTTCCTCATTGACAAAGAAGCTCGCCAAGTATAGGCAAATGGCTGATGATCCGCCCTGGGACACGAAAAAACTCATTAAGCAACTTTACAAACAAGCTACAGAGACAGGGAACGTTGTACTGACAGTGAATattctatttcttttccaaacATTATACCAAATAACAGAAATCAACATTGCAAAGGACGCAATTGCGCACTTCTTGTTACTGCTACATCGGTATGAATTATTCGGCATTGCAGCAGACGTCTTGAAGTACTGCCCGTTCGAAGATATCATGGGGTCTGAAGGCGACCAGTCCTCCATTAGGCTGTTTTGCGAGCGCTGCGGTGAGTTGATCACGAACGAAAACTCCAAGGAAAACTTCAGAACGGAAGCTCAGCAGACGGGAAATAAGAAGGCAATGGAGAAGTTTGGATACTGGTACTGCGACTCctgcaaaaagaagaacacgCCATGTATCCTGTGTGAAAGACCGTTGAAAAAACTGACCATGGTCATTCTTCCATGTGGACACGAAGGTCACTTCCAGTGCATACAAGAATGGTTCCTCGACGAGAAGGAACATGAGTGTCCCGGCGGTTGCCCCGGCGTTGCATTCATATAA
- the BSC6 gene encoding Bsc6p (similar to Saccharomyces cerevisiae BSC6 (YOL137W); ancestral locus Anc_3.24): MDASSIALGGDDYGMHTTEISHHNTIELKNLLSPSESREDPQDSDGLPSNSSIIKEIEWNGEMVKTYPLNYQTVPLVKLQVMACLIMFIVFGMNDQTVGALLPTLIEYYHITQVDVSNVFIVQLCGYVMASLSNERLNKHFGMRGGMLLAATLCIVFLIVLASAPSNFYVCMFCGLPLGLGIGILDSTGNVLMGSLLVHKNELMGIMHGLYGAAAMVTPPLVSHFVEWGHWSLFFLIPLFFSIIGMIIIFPAFKFETANKYDYICSMENKENSNDIEDASVDLPMESPGASPGFFTLLRNPAISLYSLYLFLYLGAEITTGSWFFSYLLQTKSSNKVAMSYIAASFWTGLTVGRLCLGFVTERFFENEYKASKAYAFLTLSSYTLFVLVGLIDSDSSFYFFVLFLVVFSCGTFIGPLFPNASIVALQVLPKRLHVSGVGVAVAVGGCGGAAIPYLAGVIAHTVGIQYIPLLCWIMVALFTLEWTLYPKFIKGHAEFF; this comes from the coding sequence ATGGATGCCTCCTCGATCGCATTAGGTGGAGATGATTATGGGATGCACACGACTGAAATTTCACATCATAACACGAtagaattgaagaatttgctATCACCATCAGAATCTAGGGAGGACCCTCAAGACTCAGATGGACTACCCAGTAATTCAAGCataatcaaagaaattgagtGGAATGGCGAGATGGTTAAAACATACCCACTAAACTACCAAACCGTCCCACTAGTAAAATTACAAGTAATGGCATGCTTGATTATGTTCATAGTCTTTGGCATGAATGATCAGACAGTAGGAGCGCTGCTTCCCACTCTAATTGAATACTATCATATAACCCAAGTAGACGTTTCAAACGTTTTCATAGTCCAGCTATGTGGTTATGTAATGGCCTCTTTATCCAATGAAAGATTGAATAAGCATTTTGGTATGAGAGGCGGCATGCTTCTAGCAGCCACTTTATGTATAGTATTCCTTATCGTTTTGGCCTCTGCTCCTTCCAACTTCTATGTCTGTATGTTTTGCGGTCTTCCTCTAGGATTAGGTATTGGCATCCTAGATTCTACTGGTAATGTTTTAATGGGTAGTCTTTTAGTACACAAAAACGAACTCATGGGTATTATGCATGGCCTTTATGGGGCTGCGGCTATGGTGACTCCTCCCTTGGTTTCACATTTTGTTGAATGGGGTCATTGGTCTCTGTTTTTCCTCATTccactatttttttcaataatagGCATGATTATTATCTTCCCAGCCTTTAAATTCGAAACTGCTAATAAATACGACTATATTTGTTCTATggaaaacaaggaaaacaGTAATGATATAGAGGACGCAAGCGTTGACTTGCCAATGGAATCTCCCGGAGCAAGCCCAGGATTTTTCACACTTTTGAGAAATCCCGCTATTTCACTGTattcattatatttgtttctttatttaGGTGCTGAAATCACCACTGGTTCATGGTTCTTTAGTTACTTATTACAAACTAAATCAAGTAACAAGGTGGCTATGTCATACATAGCAGCATCGTTTTGGACAGGCCTGACTGTAGGCAGGTTATGCCTAGGATTCGTTACTGAAAGGTTTTTCGAGAACGAGTATAAAGCAAGCAAAGCTTATGCATTTCTAACCCTATCATCATACACATTATTTGTGCTCGTGGGATTGATTGATTCGGACTCttctttctatttctttgtATTATTCTtggttgttttttcttgtgGCACATTTATTGGGCCATTGTTCCCAAATGCGAGTATCGTTGCTTTACAGGTACTACCCAAGAGATTACATGTGAGCGGAGTCGGTGTTGCCGTTGCCGTTGGCGGTTGTGGTGGTGCAGCCATTCCATATCTGGCTGGTGTTATTGCGCACACGGTTGGTATCCAGTATATTCCATTGCTGTGTTGGATAATGGTGGCATTATTCACATTGGAATGGACATTGTATCCTAAATTCATCAAGGGGCATGCAGAATTTTTCTAG
- the MED7 gene encoding mediator complex subunit MED7 (similar to Saccharomyces cerevisiae MED7 (YOL135C); ancestral locus Anc_3.27), protein MSNDPGNEVSSLYPPPPPYVKFFTQSNLKRLPKYQERKATGTKQGALNSHGGEDEEEITCALDYLIPPPMPKNQQYRAFGSIWQVKDQLPDLESMGLTQLYKKSTENESTNYQYKIQELRKLLKSLLLNYLELVGVLSINPDVYERKVEDIRTILVNIHHLLNEYRPHQSRESLIMLLEEQLEYKRGEIREIDQVCKQVQDKLTSIQDTLRAEPHSSSPSSL, encoded by the coding sequence ATGTCCAATGATCCTGGCAACGAGGTCAGCTCGCTGTACCCGCCTCCACCCCCATACGTGAAGTTTTTCACACAATCGAATCTGAAAAGATTACCAAAATACCAGGAAAGGAAGGCCACCGGCACGAAGCAGGGAGCGTTGAACAGCCATGGTGGTGAAGATGAGGAGGAGATCACGTGTGCTCTGGATTACCTGATCCCGCCTCCAATGCCCAAAAATCAGCAGTATCGAGCGTTTGGGAGCATATGGCAGGTGAAGGACCAGCTACCCGACTTGGAAAGCATGGGACTCACACAGCTTTATAAGAAGTCCACAGAGAACGAAAGCACGAATTACCAATATAAAATCCAAGAGCTGCGCAAGCTATTGAAGTCGCTCCTACTGAACTATCTCGAACTCGTCGGCGTATTGAGCATAAACCCGGACGTTTACGAACGGAAAGTGGAGGACATAAGGACTATCCTTGTCAATATCCACCACCTGCTGAACGAGTACAGGCCCCATCAGTCCCGAGAGTCTCTTATCATGCTGCTGGAGGAACAGCTGGAATACAAGCGCGGTGAAATCCGCGAGATCGACCAAGTATGCAAACAGGTACAGGACAAACTAACTAGCATACAGGACACCTTGAGAGCGGAACCACACTCTTCTTCGCCGTCCTCTCTCTGA
- the HRT1 gene encoding SCF ubiquitin ligase complex subunit HRT1 (similar to Saccharomyces cerevisiae HRT1 (YOL133W); ancestral locus Anc_3.28), with product MSKGGERMDIDEDESQDIADNSQQGTPVETKKKRFEIKKWTAVAFWSWDIAVDNCAICRNHIMEPCIECQPKAMTDTDNECVAAWGVCNHAFHLHCINKWIKTRDACPLDNQPWQLARCGR from the coding sequence ATGAGCAAAGGAGGTGAGAGAATGGACATTGATGAGGACGAATCGCAGGATATCGCGGATAATTCGCAACAAGGTACACCCGTagaaaccaaaaagaaaagatttgaaattaaaaaatggACTGCAGTGGCGTTCTGGTCATGGGATATAGCCGTTGATAATTGTGCCATTTGCAGGAACCACATTATGGAACCGTGCATTGAATGTCAGCCAAAGGCCATGACTGACACTGACAATGAATGTGTGGCAGCGTGGGGGGTTTGTAACCATGCTTTCCATTTGCACTGCATCAATAAGTGGATCAAGACGAGAGATGCATGTCCTCTAGATAATCAACCGTGGCAGTTGGCAAGATGTGGTAGGTGA
- the CDC33 gene encoding translation initiation factor eIF4E (similar to Saccharomyces cerevisiae CDC33 (YOL139C); ancestral locus Anc_3.20) produces the protein MSVEEVSKKFEENVSVDDTTATPKTVLSDSAHFDVKHPLNTKWTLWYTKPAVDKSESWSDLLRPVTSFQTVEEFWAIIQNIPEPHELPLKSDYHVFRNDVRPEWEDEANAKGGKWSFQLRGKGADIDELWLRTLLAVIGETIDEDDSQINGVVLSIRKGGNKFALWTKSEDKEPLLRIGGKFKQVLKLTDDGHLEFFPHSSANGRHPQPSITL, from the coding sequence atgtcCGTTGAAGAAGTTAGCAAgaagtttgaagaaaacgtTTCAGTCGATGATACCACAGCTACTCCAAAGACTGTCTTGAGTGACAGTGCTCACTTCGATGTCAAGCACCCATTGAACACCAAATGGACGTTATGGTACACAAAGCCAGCAGTTGATAAATCTGAATCGTGGTCTGATTTATTGCGTCCTGTAACTTCCTTCCAGACTGTCGAAGAGTTCTGGGCTATTATCCAGAACATTCCTGAGCCACACGAACTCCCATTGAAATCAGATTACCATGTTTTCCGTAATGACGTTAGACCTGAATGGGAAGATGAAGCCAACGCTAAAGGTGGTAAGTGGTCTTTCCAACTTAGAGGTAAGGGTGCTGATATCGACGAATTGTGGCTAAGAACTTTACTGGCAGTTATTGGTGAAaccattgatgaagacgacTCTCAAATCAACGGTGTTGTTTTAAGCATTAGAAAGGGTGGTAACAAGTTCGCCTTATGGACCAAATCTGAAGATAAAGAACCATTATTGAGAATTGGTGGTAAATTCAAGCAAGTCCTGAAATTAACCGATGACGGACATTTGGAATTCTTTCCACATTCTAGTGCCAATGGTAGACACCCTCAACCATCAATCACCTTGTAA
- the PFK27 gene encoding 6-phosphofructo-2-kinase (similar to Saccharomyces cerevisiae PFK27 (YOL136C); ancestral locus Anc_3.26): MTGSSDSDSQDGYLTSEYNSSNSLFSLNNGNSYSSASLDRATLDCQDSSFFDNHKNSLLSTKVPRYISNDALHLPITLNYKRDNDDVTYTNGKVNKFMIVLIGLPATGKSTISSHLIQCLKNNPLTNSLRCEVFNAGKIRRQISCATISKPLLLSNTSSEDLFNPKNNDKKETYARITLQKLFHEINSDECDVAIFDATNSTVERRKFIFEEVCSFNTDVLSTFNLVPIILQVSCFNRDFIKYNIHNKSFNEDYLDKPYELAIKDFAKRLKHYYAQFTPFSVDEFNQTHRYICQHEEIDTSLFFFNVINAGIVKPHSLNQSHYPSTCGKQIKDTIMVIENFINHYSQMFGFEYIEAVKLFFERFENSSEETLTALDSVVNDEFFNDLQNLIENNGFA; encoded by the coding sequence atgacCGGTTCTTCCGATTCAGATTCTCAAGATGGGTATCTGACCTCCGAGTACAATTCTTCgaattctcttttttcactgaaCAATGGCAACAGCTATTCCAGTGCTTCCCTCGATAGAGCCACTTTAGATTGTCAAGACTCTAGCTTCTTCGATAACCacaaaaattcattgcTCTCTACAAAAGTACCCAGGTATATTTCTAACGACGCGTTACATCTACCCATCACCCTGAATTACAAAAGAGACAACGACGACGTTACGTATACGAATGGGAAAGTAAACAAATTCATGATTGTTTTGATTGGTCTACCAGCTACTGGGAAATCCACCATTTCTTCCCATCTGATCCAGTGCTTGAAGAATAATCCGTTGACTAATTCTTTACGCTGTGAAGTTTTCAACGCTGGTAAGATAAGAAGGCAAATTAGCTGCGCCACTATCTCTAAACCTCTACTCCTGTCAAACACATCATCCGAAGACTTGTTCAATCCGAAAAATAACgacaaaaaggaaacataCGCCAGAATCACGCTGCAGAAACTATTCCACGAGATTAACAGTGATGAATGTGATGTAGCGATTTTTGACGCGACAAATTCTACcgttgaaagaagaaaattcataTTCGAGGAGGTTTGTTCGTTCAATACAGATGTGCTCTCTACTTTCAATCTCGTGCCCATAATTTTGCAGGTTTCGTGCTTCAATAGagatttcatcaaatacAATATCCACAATAAATCGTTCAACGAGGACTACCTGGACAAACCATACGAACTGGCCATCAAGGATTTCGCGAAGAGGTTGAAACACTACTACGCCCAATTCACACCTTTCTCTGTGGACGAATTCAACCAAACCCATCGTTATATCTGCCAGCATGAAGAAATCGATACTAGcctgtttttcttcaacgtTATCAATGCCGGAATCGTAAAGCCACACTCCTTAAACCAGAGCCACTACCCTTCGACTTGTGGCAAACAGATCAAAGATACTATCATGGTTAttgaaaactttatcaACCATTATTCTCAAATGTTTGGTTTTGAATATATCGAAGCTGTTAAATtgttctttgaaagattcgAAAATAGCTCTGAGGAAACTTTAACTGCTTTAGACTCTGTGGTCAAcgatgaatttttcaatgatttaCAAAACctcattgaaaataatggaTTTGCTTGA